The genomic region TCTCGCGCAGTTGCGGTGCCAGGGCCGCGGCGTCCAGCCGCCGGTCCACGGCGTGCCAGGGATCGCTACTGTCCGGCTCGTGCCGATGCGCCTCGGGCCGGTCCTGCGCGAGACGCCGCCAGTGACCCGACAGAACGTTCCGTGCCACGCCGAACAGCCAGGCCCTGGCCGTGCCCCGGCCGGCGTCGAATCCGCCGCGCCCGGCGAAGGCCTGCAGCCACACCTCGGCCAGCAGGTCGTCCGCTGCGTCAGGCGCCCTGCGCGCCAGGTAGCCGTGCAGGCTCGCCGACTGC from Streptomyces sp. NBC_00190 harbors:
- a CDS encoding RNA polymerase sigma factor, which encodes MNADEEELLTRSAREPEAFEALVVRQSASLHGYLARRAPDAADDLLAEVWLQAFAGRGGFDAGRGTARAWLFGVARNVLSGHWRRLAQDRPEAHRHEPDSSDPWHAVDRRLDAAALAPQLRETLAGLPAVERDLLLLVAWEQLTPTEAADVVGIPAGTARSRLHRARGRLTAALDSPKPLHLAGEMA